The Corythoichthys intestinalis isolate RoL2023-P3 chromosome 2, ASM3026506v1, whole genome shotgun sequence DNA segment AACCCACCTTGGATTATGATTACGGTGTAAAGGAAATTTCTTCTTTCCTATTAGGAAACCAGCTGACCTTCACAACCTGGCCCCAGGGACACACCCACCCTTTCTCACATTCCAGGGAGAGGTGCTGACTGATGTCAACAAAATAGAGGAATACTTAGAGGAAACACTTGCTCCACCTAAGTAGGCCATGTGTACACAAATACGTGCACGCATGTACACACGGGCAAAATGGAGTAATAATCCCAGGTCCAAAAAAAATGGCTCAATCATCATCCTCTTCTTCAGGTATCCCAAACTGGCAGTAAAGAACCGACAGTCCAACACAGCAGGAAATGATGTGTTTGCCAAGTTCTCGGCTTACATTAAAAACACAAGTCCTGATAAAAATCAGCGTGAGTCATTTAAGGAAGTTCTGTTAGCATTGTTATCACTCTGCTTCCATTAATCTTTGACCTtgtggcatgtttttttgtctttctttctAAGCTTTGGAGCAGAGTCTCAATAAAGCTCTAGTAAAACTCGATGAGTATCTGTTGAGTCCGCTCTCAGATGAGGATCACCTTGTAAATGGAGAATCTACACGCAAGTACTTGGACGGTGATGAGCTGACGCTAGCTGACTGTAACCTTCTTCCCAAACTTCACGTTGTCAAGGTAGCTAGTAATGACGCTTCCGCCTTTGTAGCAGAATCCAGTGTTAACCAAAGTTATCCGATCTAACCTCCAGGTGGTGGCGAAGAAATACCGCAATTATGACATCCCCTCCCAGTATAGAGGCGTGTGGCGTTACCTCGGCAATGCGTACAGCAGAGATGAATTCACCAACACTTGTGCAGCTGATGTGGAAATTGAGCTAGCTTACAAGGATGTCGCTAAAACG contains these protein-coding regions:
- the LOC130905184 gene encoding chloride intracellular channel protein 5-like isoform X2, whose protein sequence is MVLWLKGVVFNVTTVDLKRKPADLHNLAPGTHPPFLTFQGEVLTDVNKIEEYLEETLAPPKYPKLAVKNRQSNTAGNDVFAKFSAYIKNTSPDKNQPLEQSLNKALVKLDEYLLSPLSDEDHLVNGESTRKYLDGDELTLADCNLLPKLHVVKVVAKKYRNYDIPSQYRGVWRYLGNAYSRDEFTNTCAADVEIELAYKDVAKTLGK
- the LOC130905184 gene encoding chloride intracellular channel protein 5-like isoform X1, whose translation is MTDIAAEEDKDPDIELFVKAGSDGESIGNCPFSQRLFMVLWLKGVVFNVTTVDLKRKPADLHNLAPGTHPPFLTFQGEVLTDVNKIEEYLEETLAPPKYPKLAVKNRQSNTAGNDVFAKFSAYIKNTSPDKNQPLEQSLNKALVKLDEYLLSPLSDEDHLVNGESTRKYLDGDELTLADCNLLPKLHVVKVVAKKYRNYDIPSQYRGVWRYLGNAYSRDEFTNTCAADVEIELAYKDVAKTLGK